The region CACACGTGGATAACTTTAGCTTATTTCCTAACTGTTTCACATGACTTAATAACAATTACAAAATTAAACTCTTTCATTATTTATTAAGTATCTTCTGACATCGCCTTTGTAATATCTGCAATTGTCATAGGTGTTGGTTTAAATTCTTTTATCTTGCCTGATTGTTCCAATGCTTTTACTTTGTCTATAAATGTTTGTATATCATCATTTGGTAACACTGTTGTAAAATCAGCATAGCCATACCGCCACCATTTTAATTCTAATAACTGATCAATAATTTCTTGTGGGAAACGATATTTTAAAACTTTGGCAGGTACGCCACCCACGATAGCATAAGGTGGAACATCTTTAGTCACTAAAGCCCCTGCACCAACAATCGCACCATCTCCCACCGTCACGCCTGTTGAGACAAAACGCACATCTTGACCCACCCAGACATCATTTCCAATAATAATAGGGGAACCATTCTTAGACTTTTGTGGGACAAACGGATAGTCTACACCTCGTTCTTCTAAATAATCATTAAATGGGATAACTGTGGCATCATAGGTCAACATTGAGGTCGTAAATCGATCGGTTGGATGATTCCCAAATGTCCTGCTAACATTATTAGCTATTGAAGAATATCTCCCTATTACAGTATTAACTGGAAGAATACTCACCGTTGAACTAAATGCTCCCATCGTATGAAAATGATTGCCTTTCAAAAAAAGTGTATAGGGTTCTATGACAGCATATTCTCCAATGATTAGGCTGTCACCTTCCTTAAACCTTGTCCCTTCCATACGGGCTCTTGTGTAGACTTTTTTAGCTTTAAATAACTCCATCAATGCCTTGTTACTCTTTATATTTTTCCTTTTGTGAAGTCTTGTAAACCTAATATTGTCACAAAAAAACTGTGTGTATTTCTCATTCATATTGTATCCTCCAATGATAATAATCTACTTCAAAAATACTTATATTCACATTTTTTGTCAATTAGTAAAAATTATTTTTTTAGATAAACAAGATAGACATTATTGATTAAATTATGTTAATAGTGTTCAATAAATTTTAGAATACCTTAATAAAAACTGCCCTTTAACTTCTTACTACTCTGGATAAATTGTGTCAACATTATCTTTACAATCTATCACGTGGCATACAATTCTAGATACTAATTAGTTAGACACTCAAATCGGACTTACTTCTTTTAATAAGCTGCCATTTAATAACGAGATTTACTTTAATTTACCCTATACTGGTGAAGTTTCACCATTTTAGTATCTTTATGTACATTATCTTTGCTATCATAACCTTTGCTAGCTTTTATCCTGGCTACGTGTCCCTATCGCAACACGTTTAATCATGGTATTATCATGACAATTAAACCGACCGGGAGGAACTAATATGTTAGATTTATTACTCAAAAAAAATGAATATATGTGCCTAACCCTTTTTGAATCCCTAGCTCAAAATAATCGATTAGAAAAAACGGAATTACTAGATCAATTAACCATTAACATTAATACTTTTTCACGTTATATCGATACAATAAATTCTGACTTACGCGACATCGTACTTGATTCACCAATTTTTATCAGGCATACCTCAGAACTAGTTGAAATAATTTATGAGGGTAGCCTTTCTTTTTATACGATTTACTGTCGTCTGGCTCATCTCTATTTGGATGTTTCCAATAGTTATCGCCTTATCTGCTCTTTATTACAAAAAAATAAACAACATACTCACTCGCTACTGTTACAACTCAACCTCTCCAAAAGCTATTTGAATAAACTAATCGCTCGCATAAATGTTTATATCAAACGAACTCAGATCAAAATCAGCCAGCGTAATGGTGAGATTTTTTTTTATGGACCTGAAACGCATATTATTTTTTTTGAATTTTTAATGCAACAATTTATCTCTACCTTTTCACTCGCACCTTCCGAAAATTCAATCTTATCTTCTGATATTATGACATCCCCAAAAAAAATAGCCTACTATCATGCAGATAAAATCAATGAAATCAGGTTAAATGAAGTTCAAAAAATCTTTAAAAAACGCTATTATTCGCTTCATAAAATTAATATCCCTAATCCTTATATTAAACCAATTTTAACAATCATGCTCACTCAAACCAATCTAGTAAACGATTTTTTTACAATAATGCCACTAACTGAAGATACCCGTTTATTTGCAAATTTAATCCCTCGATTACTCTCTTCACGATTAGATTCCTCTGACACACGTCATGCAATTGTCCAAGTGCTTCTTGAAGAAAATAATACCATGACAAAAGATCTTGTTCATCTTACTCAAAAATTAGTGGATAATTTTATTCCTAACTTGGATACATCCCAAGATATTTTTTATGATTTTCTATATGTTGCTCATCTCCATACCGTTTATTTAGCCTTATTAAACTTCGATATCAAATCGTTATTTGCCAATAAGCATAGTGATTCTTGCGAATTCACTGATGCTAATCACCCACTGTACACTAAATTAGTTAGTTTATTTGAAGATCCTAAAACTTGTGCTAACATGTCTTACAAAGCAAGAC is a window of Vagococcus intermedius DNA encoding:
- a CDS encoding CatB-related O-acetyltransferase — its product is MMELFKAKKVYTRARMEGTRFKEGDSLIIGEYAVIEPYTLFLKGNHFHTMGAFSSTVSILPVNTVIGRYSSIANNVSRTFGNHPTDRFTTSMLTYDATVIPFNDYLEERGVDYPFVPQKSKNGSPIIIGNDVWVGQDVRFVSTGVTVGDGAIVGAGALVTKDVPPYAIVGGVPAKVLKYRFPQEIIDQLLELKWWRYGYADFTTVLPNDDIQTFIDKVKALEQSGKIKEFKPTPMTIADITKAMSEDT
- a CDS encoding helix-turn-helix domain-containing protein, which codes for MLDLLLKKNEYMCLTLFESLAQNNRLEKTELLDQLTININTFSRYIDTINSDLRDIVLDSPIFIRHTSELVEIIYEGSLSFYTIYCRLAHLYLDVSNSYRLICSLLQKNKQHTHSLLLQLNLSKSYLNKLIARINVYIKRTQIKISQRNGEIFFYGPETHIIFFEFLMQQFISTFSLAPSENSILSSDIMTSPKKIAYYHADKINEIRLNEVQKIFKKRYYSLHKINIPNPYIKPILTIMLTQTNLVNDFFTIMPLTEDTRLFANLIPRLLSSRLDSSDTRHAIVQVLLEENNTMTKDLVHLTQKLVDNFIPNLDTSQDIFYDFLYVAHLHTVYLALLNFDIKSLFANKHSDSCEFTDANHPLYTKLVSLFEDPKTCANMSYKARQIITNNKKIFIDACYTVIRSFQHPVLKLSLDFINNLSFEYFLQNRLNNTFNRSLEFVQDIYQSDLIISDHLVTIPYTSHFFSFINTHSSKKMSELHSLITVMLNNKALSDDYTN